One Euphorbia lathyris chromosome 1, ddEupLath1.1, whole genome shotgun sequence DNA segment encodes these proteins:
- the LOC136211086 gene encoding ubiquitin-conjugating enzyme E2 28-like, translated as MASKRILKELKDLQKDPPTSCSAGPVAEDMFHWQATIMGPPDSPYAGGVFLVTIHFPPDYPFKPPKVAFRTKVFHPNINSNGSICLDILKEQWSPALTISKVLLSICSLLTDPNPDDPLVPEIAHMYKTDRSKYEATARSWTQKYAMG; from the exons ATGGCGTCGAAGCGGATCTTGAAAGAGCTCAAGGATCTCCAGAAGGATCCTCCTACCTCTTGCAGCGCAG GCCCTGTTGCTGAAGACATGTTTCATTGGCAAGCAACAATTATGGGTCCTCCTGATAGTCCATATGCTGGTGGAGTGTTTCTAGTCACTATTCATTTTCCTCCGGACTATCCATTTAAGCCACCTAAG GTTGCTTTCAGGACGAAGGTCTTTCACCCTAATATCAACAGCAACGGTAGCATTTGCCTTGACATTTTGAAGGAGCAGTGGAGCCCTGCCCTCACCATATCGAAG GTGTTGCTTTCGATTTGTTCTCTGTTGACGGACCCAAACCCCGACGACCCTTTGGTACCCGAGATTGCCCACATGTACAAGACTGATAGGAGCAAATACGAGGCAACGGCAAGGAGCTGGACCCAGAAGTATGCTATGGGTTAA